A DNA window from Zerene cesonia ecotype Mississippi chromosome 28, Zerene_cesonia_1.1, whole genome shotgun sequence contains the following coding sequences:
- the LOC119837701 gene encoding sugar transporter ERD6-like 9: protein MAEYSDPKRRGYFTTIKKCTVAMGSLVCHSLYLTWTWRHIGLLACVPFILSTIDILLWPESPAYLAMQGRYNECRKSHKWLFGDSSKANKDLNDLISAQIRRRAKKKKTAVEIVIRFLEHKGIATFATGIVFTSLYAVTIKYVPIMMEKLGIEGMFAIFASCLLVSFIFLHFILMETKDKTLQEIEDKIKGIPNREILLGQKINEEI, encoded by the exons TGGCTGAATATTCCGACCCGAAGAGAAGGGGTTATTTCACTACTATCAAAAAGTGTACAGTAGCAATGGGATCTTTAGTCTGCCACTCTTTGTACCTCACTTGGACCTGGCGGCACATTGGCCTACTGGCGTGTGTCCCCTTTATTCTATCGACTATCGATATATTGCTTTGGCCAGAAAGTCCAGCCTATTTGGCCATGCAGGGACGATACAATGAATGTAGAAAGTCCCACAAATGGCTATTCGGAGATTCAAGTAAGGCCAATAAAGACTTGAATGACTTAATTTCAGCGCAAATACGAAGAAGGGCTAAGAAGAAAAAGACGGCAGTGGAAATCGTTATCAGGTTTCTTG AGCACAAGGGGATAGCTACGTTTGCTACTGGTATAGTTTTTACTTCTCTTTACGctgtaacaattaaatatgtaccaaTTATGATGGAAAAATTAGGCATAGAAGGAATGTTTGCAATCTTTGCTTCGTGTTTACTTGTATCGTTTATATTTCTACACTTTATATTGATGGAGACTAAAGACAAGACACTGCAAGAAAttgaagataaaattaaaggaATTCCAAATAGGGAAATACTTTTAGGccagaaaataaatgaagaaatatAG